One Streptococcus sp. zg-86 DNA window includes the following coding sequences:
- a CDS encoding Dps family protein has protein sequence MNPFYQSPAEIANFAKPQPEPETKALLNQAVADLSVAHSILHQVHWYMRGRGFLVWHPKMDDYMEELDSYLDEMSERLITLGGAPFSTLKEFSDNSQLKEVPGDYSLSMEAQLGRVVEVFRYLVGLFQKGLDVTDTEGDDVTNDIFNGAKASLEKHIWMLQAELGQAPGL, from the coding sequence ATGAATCCATTTTACCAATCTCCAGCTGAAATTGCGAATTTTGCAAAACCACAGCCTGAACCAGAAACAAAGGCACTTTTGAACCAAGCAGTTGCTGATTTGTCAGTTGCTCACTCTATCTTGCACCAAGTCCACTGGTATATGCGTGGACGTGGTTTCCTTGTATGGCACCCAAAAATGGATGACTATATGGAAGAATTGGATAGCTATCTTGATGAGATGAGCGAGCGCTTGATTACCTTGGGTGGAGCACCATTTTCTACCTTGAAAGAATTTAGCGATAACAGCCAATTAAAGGAAGTGCCAGGTGATTATAGCTTATCTATGGAAGCACAATTGGGACGTGTTGTAGAAGTTTTCCGTTACCTTGTCGGACTTTTCCAAAAAGGATTGGATGTGACAGATACAGAAGGAGACGATGTGACAAACGACATTTTCAACGGTGCAAAAGCTAGCCTTGAAAAACACATTTGGATGCTGCAAGCAGAGTTAGGACAAGCGCCAGGCTTGTAA
- a CDS encoding low molecular weight protein-tyrosine-phosphatase — protein sequence MKTIVFVCLGNICRSPMAEFVMKNLTDQLIIESRATSSWEHGNPIHRGTQAIFQQYHIPYNSQKTSQQITLETAEQADYIIGMDSQNIADLKKMLPERLHTKIHPFTTHSVPDPWYTGDFEETYRIVKEGCAVWKNRLL from the coding sequence ATGAAAACAATCGTCTTCGTCTGTCTTGGCAATATTTGCCGTAGCCCAATGGCTGAATTTGTCATGAAAAATCTCACAGATCAGCTGATTATTGAAAGTCGTGCAACTTCTTCATGGGAACATGGCAATCCCATTCACAGAGGAACACAAGCTATTTTTCAACAGTATCACATTCCCTATAATTCTCAAAAAACATCCCAGCAAATCACACTAGAAACTGCAGAACAAGCGGATTACATCATCGGAATGGATAGCCAAAATATCGCTGATTTGAAGAAAATGTTACCAGAGCGATTGCATACGAAAATTCATCCCTTTACGACACATAGTGTTCCTGATCCTTGGTATACAGGGGATTTCGAAGAAACCTATCGAATTGTAAAAGAAGGTTGTGCTGTTTGGAAAAATCGTCTCTTGTAG
- a CDS encoding MORN repeat-containing protein, whose amino-acid sequence MNQLLDYLQKLDLKDTKSYLTRSNIEKASIVFILLCALSVFLGRIPAKQTLNLDNGKMTYQGTLVANKMSGQGSLTFENGDKYKGEFKNGIFNGKGTYVSATGWTYEGEFKNGIADGNGKLTTESNVIYEGRFKQGIYQYAN is encoded by the coding sequence ATGAATCAGTTACTCGATTATCTTCAAAAATTAGACTTAAAAGATACAAAATCCTACCTCACCAGATCCAATATCGAAAAAGCTAGTATCGTTTTTATTCTCCTATGTGCCTTGTCTGTCTTCTTAGGAAGAATTCCAGCCAAACAGACCCTAAATCTTGACAATGGAAAAATGACCTATCAGGGTACCCTTGTTGCAAATAAAATGTCTGGTCAAGGCAGTCTAACCTTTGAAAATGGTGACAAGTACAAAGGTGAATTTAAAAATGGCATTTTTAATGGTAAAGGAACTTATGTGTCGGCTACTGGCTGGACTTATGAGGGAGAATTTAAAAATGGCATTGCCGATGGTAACGGAAAATTAACGACAGAGTCAAACGTTATTTACGAAGGAAGATTCAAACAAGGAATTTATCAATATGCGAATTAA
- a CDS encoding acyltransferase family protein, translating into MRIKWFSTIRVIGMLFVLLYHFYISFFPGGFVGVDLFFTLSGYLTTALFLDEYKKQQTIDFKRFFQRRFYRIFPPVAFTLLITTPLALLIRNDFIAGIGRQIMATLGFMTNFFELLSGSSYENQFTPHLFLHTWSLGIEVQFYLLWALIIWGITRFAKTIGHVRGMVFLTSGFLFLTSFLTMFVSSFFVTSFSTIYFATWTHIFPFFLGSILASLTGLNTLTRPFEKVIANWDIKRALSVIAGALAVEVLLLLILPFDSIWTYLIGFLLSSLATATMIYGARVLHEKTEHIKEPAILLSLSNISYGIYLFHWPFYTIFSQLVNHTLAVLLTLVCSILFASISFYLLEPYLAGKNSSFFHINIDLKPYTKWIWGTVAALSLALLGISLFAPKLGNFERESLVNNLYQAQRQMTATRSAAENAQATNYNVEKGTTIIGDSVSVRASEGIQSLLPTAQLDGAVSRNLSEADNLVQLYQNSHSLKENVVIALGTNTSENYQELLDELIEHFPKGHRLIFVTPYDGNHASEQALTYQIGQYERQLAKKYDYISIADWYQVSKENPHIWTNTDLVHFNLATDGAILFAQTIQSALEQADNQPVKP; encoded by the coding sequence ATGCGAATTAAATGGTTTTCAACAATCCGAGTGATTGGAATGCTCTTTGTCCTTCTCTATCACTTTTATATTTCATTTTTTCCTGGCGGATTTGTCGGTGTAGACCTCTTTTTCACCCTATCAGGCTATTTGACGACAGCTCTATTTCTTGACGAATATAAAAAGCAACAAACAATCGATTTTAAACGCTTTTTCCAGCGGCGCTTCTATCGGATTTTCCCACCAGTGGCATTTACTCTTCTTATTACAACACCACTTGCCTTACTCATCCGCAATGATTTTATTGCTGGAATTGGTCGTCAAATCATGGCAACTTTGGGATTCATGACGAATTTCTTTGAACTATTGTCAGGCAGTTCCTACGAAAATCAATTTACACCTCACCTCTTTCTTCATACTTGGAGCCTAGGCATTGAGGTTCAGTTTTATCTACTGTGGGCCTTGATTATCTGGGGGATAACACGATTTGCGAAAACGATTGGCCACGTCCGTGGAATGGTCTTTCTAACCTCTGGTTTCCTCTTTCTAACTAGTTTTCTGACCATGTTTGTTTCGAGTTTTTTTGTCACTAGTTTCTCGACTATTTACTTTGCAACATGGACCCATATCTTCCCCTTCTTTCTTGGAAGTATTTTGGCTAGCTTGACAGGACTCAATACATTAACCCGACCATTTGAAAAAGTAATCGCTAATTGGGATATCAAACGAGCCTTATCTGTCATTGCAGGTGCACTAGCGGTGGAAGTGCTCCTCCTCCTTATCTTACCTTTTGACAGCATCTGGACCTACCTCATTGGATTCCTCCTTTCAAGTTTAGCAACTGCAACCATGATTTATGGAGCACGTGTCTTACATGAAAAGACGGAGCATATAAAGGAACCAGCTATTTTGCTCTCCCTATCTAATATCTCTTACGGCATTTATCTCTTCCATTGGCCCTTCTACACAATCTTTTCACAACTGGTCAATCACACACTAGCTGTGCTGCTGACTCTTGTCTGCTCCATTCTTTTTGCATCAATTTCCTTTTATCTACTTGAGCCATATTTGGCTGGAAAAAATAGTAGTTTCTTCCATATCAACATCGATCTTAAGCCTTATACAAAATGGATTTGGGGAACTGTTGCTGCACTTAGCTTAGCCCTTCTCGGCATTAGCTTATTTGCTCCAAAATTAGGGAATTTCGAGCGTGAATCCCTTGTCAACAATCTCTATCAAGCACAACGTCAGATGACTGCCACTCGTTCTGCAGCTGAAAATGCACAAGCCACGAATTACAATGTCGAAAAAGGGACAACTATCATCGGTGATTCTGTCAGCGTGCGAGCTAGTGAGGGAATCCAATCACTCTTACCTACTGCCCAGTTGGATGGAGCTGTTAGTCGAAATCTATCTGAAGCAGACAACCTCGTACAACTTTATCAAAATAGTCATTCTTTAAAAGAAAATGTCGTCATTGCACTTGGAACAAATACGAGTGAAAATTATCAAGAATTATTGGATGAGCTTATCGAGCACTTTCCAAAAGGACACCGCTTGATTTTTGTTACACCTTATGATGGCAATCACGCGTCAGAACAAGCTCTGACTTACCAAATTGGACAATATGAACGTCAATTAGCCAAGAAATACGATTATATCAGTATCGCAGACTGGTATCAGGTCTCCAAAGAGAATCCGCACATTTGGACTAATACAGACCTTGTCCATTTCAATCTTGCAACAGATGGAGCAATACTTTTTGCTCAGACCATTCAATCTGCTCTGGAACAAGCAGACAACCAACCTGTAAAACCATAA